Proteins from one Deltaproteobacteria bacterium genomic window:
- a CDS encoding DUF4129 domain-containing protein, protein MNGGALHELRPRSAVELYDAALHLCVHTKSELPVLAAIGAAPLAACGLWGVWLATHGQSFELAAALLPIALVFRQLCQGAGGLAATRELEGKPISAGGALRAGLSHLPSMITCTGWLALFQLVVFPLTLGLSVFFLSVPLVGPVLIAEGSAHGWNFGRVARARLKGRGGAAAALRMLHALALLLMMVNLHGLVWITLEVAHSLFAVDVTFVDQFSSLSHAFYDLCLFAVSQVLLDPVRCATSALVLADARVRHEGFDLLAALRRLRDGSLAKAALVLLALGLALAPKAAHAAPFDDEPEDDSDAMPAPPPPPAKAIQVAPMVDDEREDPVDALASISEELGEGENPTVVEGLKHADELPRSERAKLHPLVRSLDHRLDTSDDEGARRELLAALDALGRVQTRDAKAKPKVTDPRAAAAKILAQPEFEEVAKHAKDAKDDPKNPDVEAPSWWTRFWKWVGRQLEKIFKQREDKDPVDVSGQGLSVGAGMAQVITYALVALAACVVLILVYRLMTQQKPGEAESDAGGAGGAGDGKGEELNALAKPAWVWSDEADRLAASGRFREAIRSLYLALLASMHRRGAIDYHPALSNWDYCDHFRGEPGELPPFRELTLRFDFGWYGRLGADAEGYGQFRTLCGPLLQAQTSPEAARA, encoded by the coding sequence GCGCTCCGCCGTGGAGCTCTACGACGCGGCGCTGCACCTCTGCGTCCACACCAAGAGCGAGCTGCCCGTGCTCGCGGCCATCGGCGCGGCGCCGCTCGCGGCCTGCGGACTCTGGGGCGTCTGGCTCGCCACGCATGGGCAGTCGTTCGAGCTGGCCGCAGCGCTGCTTCCGATCGCGCTCGTGTTTCGACAGCTCTGTCAGGGCGCGGGCGGGCTGGCGGCCACGCGCGAGCTGGAGGGCAAGCCCATCTCCGCCGGCGGGGCGTTGCGCGCGGGCTTGTCGCACCTGCCGTCGATGATCACCTGCACCGGCTGGCTGGCGCTCTTTCAGTTGGTGGTGTTCCCGCTCACGTTGGGGCTCTCGGTCTTCTTCCTCTCGGTGCCGCTGGTGGGGCCGGTGCTCATCGCCGAGGGGAGCGCGCACGGCTGGAACTTCGGCCGCGTGGCGCGCGCGCGGCTCAAGGGTCGCGGCGGAGCGGCGGCGGCGCTGCGCATGCTCCACGCGCTCGCGCTCTTGCTGATGATGGTCAACCTGCACGGGCTGGTGTGGATCACCCTCGAGGTGGCGCACAGCCTCTTCGCGGTCGACGTGACCTTCGTGGATCAGTTCAGCTCGCTCTCGCACGCGTTCTACGACCTCTGCCTCTTCGCGGTTTCGCAGGTGCTGCTCGATCCGGTGCGCTGCGCCACGAGCGCGCTGGTGCTCGCCGACGCGCGCGTGCGGCACGAGGGCTTCGACCTGCTCGCCGCGCTTCGACGGCTGCGCGATGGCTCGCTGGCCAAGGCCGCGCTGGTGCTGCTCGCGCTCGGCCTGGCGCTCGCGCCGAAGGCCGCGCACGCCGCGCCCTTCGATGACGAACCCGAGGACGACTCGGACGCAATGCCCGCGCCCCCACCGCCCCCGGCCAAGGCCATCCAGGTCGCGCCGATGGTGGACGACGAGCGCGAAGATCCCGTCGACGCGCTGGCCTCGATCTCCGAGGAGCTGGGCGAGGGCGAGAACCCCACCGTCGTGGAAGGACTGAAGCACGCCGACGAGCTTCCCCGCTCCGAGCGCGCCAAGCTCCACCCGCTGGTGCGCTCGCTGGATCACCGCCTGGACACCTCCGACGACGAGGGCGCGCGCCGGGAGCTGCTCGCGGCGCTCGATGCGCTGGGCCGCGTGCAGACGCGCGATGCGAAGGCGAAGCCCAAGGTCACCGATCCGCGCGCGGCCGCCGCGAAGATCCTCGCGCAGCCCGAGTTCGAAGAGGTGGCCAAGCACGCCAAGGACGCCAAGGACGATCCCAAGAATCCGGACGTCGAGGCGCCCTCGTGGTGGACGCGCTTCTGGAAGTGGGTCGGCCGCCAGCTCGAGAAGATCTTCAAGCAGCGCGAGGACAAGGATCCCGTCGACGTCTCGGGACAAGGGCTGAGCGTCGGCGCGGGCATGGCGCAGGTCATCACCTACGCGCTGGTGGCGCTCGCGGCGTGCGTGGTGCTCATCCTCGTGTACCGGCTCATGACCCAGCAGAAGCCCGGCGAGGCCGAGTCAGATGCCGGCGGCGCGGGCGGGGCGGGCGATGGAAAGGGCGAGGAGCTGAACGCGCTCGCCAAGCCAGCGTGGGTGTGGAGCGACGAGGCCGATCGGCTCGCGGCGTCCGGTCGATTCCGCGAGGCCATCCGCTCGCTGTACCTGGCGTTGCTCGCTTCGATGCACCGGCGCGGCGCCATCGACTACCACCCGGCGCTCTCGAACTGGGACTACTGCGATCACTTCCGTGGTGAGCCCGGCGAGCTGCCGCCGTTCCGCGAGCTCACGCTGCGCTTCGACTTCGGCTGGTACGGCCGCCTCGGCGCCGACGCCGAAGGTTACGGCCAGTTCCGCACCCTCTGCGGCCCGCTGCTCCAGGCGCAGACCAGCCCCGAGGCCGCGCGTGCGTGA